The following proteins are encoded in a genomic region of Synechococcus sp. ROS8604:
- a CDS encoding class I adenylate-forming enzyme family protein — MSRDPDAVALHDLNRSMSWAELEQSCHALAKHYLSIGLCSGDRIASLMPNSLELLIHYLAGLRCGLVLTPLNYRYTVPEINHALDVSGARCLIYHCERQTDVDASNVPTACDLGCITTNDYGFVSELSQDFADLSLPQTEHDPDQPCFLFFTSGSTGKPKGVTHTRQSLGWMFSSVLDVTGLQPGEQYLAGSSLSHIASSTFALAALCRGASVLVPNNLSCSCLETLLRQHHPQVVLALPVTLFSLVRDERLQRSDFSSVRLCISGGDKVNHQLHVEFEQATGQRIDECYGMSEIGFASLSPIDGENRIGSVGKMCPGFEGCIRSSDGRELSFGEEGVLWVKSPTLTVGYWNNPAATAETIQKGWLNTGDAMRLDDDGYLWFCGRRKQIIVHDGSNICPQDVEEALMEHPAVDQAGVIGIEDDVHGQNVHAYVSFKTGCSVPTIPDLISFTRDRVGYKAPEVLQVLPTLPLNSVGKINRVALHALISKH; from the coding sequence TTGAGCCGGGATCCAGATGCAGTGGCTCTGCATGATCTAAACCGCAGCATGAGCTGGGCTGAACTTGAGCAGTCTTGTCATGCTCTAGCCAAGCATTATTTGAGCATTGGACTTTGCTCTGGTGACCGAATTGCTTCACTGATGCCTAATAGTTTGGAGTTGTTGATTCATTATTTAGCCGGTTTGCGCTGTGGACTTGTTTTAACGCCACTAAACTATCGCTATACCGTTCCCGAAATCAACCACGCTCTTGATGTGAGTGGTGCTCGATGTCTGATCTATCACTGCGAACGTCAGACTGATGTTGATGCCAGCAATGTTCCAACGGCCTGCGATCTTGGATGCATCACGACGAATGATTATGGATTCGTATCAGAGTTGAGTCAAGACTTTGCTGACCTTTCCTTACCACAAACAGAGCATGATCCCGATCAGCCTTGCTTCCTGTTTTTTACCTCAGGAAGCACCGGAAAACCGAAGGGTGTTACCCACACACGGCAAAGCTTGGGCTGGATGTTTTCTTCTGTTCTTGATGTCACTGGCTTACAGCCTGGTGAGCAATATCTCGCTGGTAGTTCCTTATCCCATATCGCTTCATCAACGTTTGCTTTAGCTGCGTTGTGCCGTGGTGCCTCTGTTCTGGTGCCTAACAATCTCAGTTGTAGCTGCCTCGAAACCTTGCTGCGCCAGCACCATCCCCAGGTTGTGTTGGCCTTACCTGTCACGTTGTTCAGTCTTGTGCGCGATGAGCGTTTACAGCGCAGCGACTTTTCATCGGTTCGCCTTTGCATCAGTGGTGGAGACAAGGTCAACCATCAGTTGCATGTGGAGTTTGAACAGGCCACTGGACAGCGGATTGATGAGTGTTACGGCATGAGTGAGATTGGCTTTGCAAGCCTCTCCCCGATTGATGGTGAAAATCGGATTGGGTCTGTGGGCAAAATGTGCCCTGGTTTTGAAGGCTGCATCCGCTCATCCGATGGACGAGAGCTGAGTTTTGGTGAGGAGGGTGTGCTCTGGGTGAAGTCACCAACGTTGACCGTCGGATATTGGAATAATCCTGCCGCTACCGCAGAAACCATTCAGAAGGGTTGGCTCAATACTGGAGACGCGATGCGTCTCGATGATGATGGCTATCTCTGGTTCTGCGGACGTCGAAAACAAATCATCGTTCACGATGGATCCAATATTTGTCCCCAAGATGTGGAGGAAGCCTTGATGGAGCATCCAGCTGTGGACCAGGCAGGTGTGATCGGAATTGAAGACGACGTGCATGGACAAAATGTGCATGCTTATGTGTCCTTCAAAACGGGATGTTCAGTACCCACTATTCCAGATTTAATTTCCTTCACCCGTGATCGCGTGGGATACAAGGCTCCGGAAGTCTTGCAGGTTCTCCCTACCCTTCCCCTGAATTCTGTGGGAAAAATCAACCGCGTGGCTCTTCATGCCCTCATTTCTAAGCATTAA
- a CDS encoding cytochrome P450: MLEAILKPIAYYRRCFTHNSGVIRVKMSPTLPPQQVLISDPSVIKDLINEDGGRCISAPGQLNGLLSQVVGQHSIILLAPAIHRQRRKLLTPPFHGERLKAYGQLISALAEQTLKDLKDGDAFDARERMQGITMRVILTAVFGLYEGETFRRIEHSLASSISIRSGPFGSLLLFFPFLRKNLGPWSPGGRIKAADATIRRLLLAEIASRRRAVAQCNEENMPADILSLLLSCRDEHGQGLNDDELHDELLTLLFAGHETTATALTWALYWIHRNPLVLERSMDELNGLADRSDPEAIAKLPYLSAVVNEVLRIHPVAMLTFPRRIEAPITLGGYSFHSGDVVMACIQAVHERSDLYPNPRTFDPDRFMNRTYGPHEFLAFGGGSRRCIGAALALYEMKLILSKLLLNNQFKLTLSSDRTNKPRRRGFTLGPSIPVRLKIVSRRP, from the coding sequence ATGCTGGAAGCAATTCTTAAGCCGATTGCCTACTACCGTCGTTGTTTTACGCACAATAGCGGTGTCATACGCGTGAAAATGTCTCCAACATTGCCTCCTCAGCAGGTTTTGATCAGCGATCCATCAGTCATTAAGGATCTCATCAACGAAGACGGCGGTCGCTGTATCAGTGCACCAGGCCAATTAAACGGCCTGCTGTCTCAAGTGGTCGGCCAACACTCGATTATTTTGCTCGCACCTGCGATACACCGCCAGCGAAGAAAATTGCTTACTCCTCCATTTCATGGAGAACGCCTTAAGGCCTACGGACAGCTGATTTCTGCCTTAGCAGAGCAAACCCTTAAGGATCTGAAAGACGGCGACGCCTTTGACGCACGTGAACGAATGCAAGGCATCACCATGAGAGTGATCCTGACCGCCGTTTTCGGCCTGTATGAAGGGGAGACGTTTCGACGAATTGAGCACTCACTGGCATCAAGCATCAGTATTCGCTCCGGACCATTTGGATCTTTGCTGTTGTTCTTCCCTTTTCTGCGCAAAAACCTTGGTCCATGGAGTCCTGGAGGAAGGATCAAGGCTGCAGATGCCACCATCCGACGGCTATTGCTTGCAGAGATCGCCTCACGGCGCAGAGCCGTTGCTCAATGTAATGAAGAAAATATGCCGGCTGACATTCTCAGCCTGCTGTTGTCTTGCAGGGATGAGCATGGCCAAGGGCTCAACGACGATGAATTACACGATGAATTGCTGACGCTTTTGTTTGCAGGACACGAAACCACCGCGACTGCTCTGACCTGGGCGCTCTACTGGATCCATCGAAATCCCTTGGTCCTGGAACGGTCGATGGATGAACTCAATGGTTTAGCCGACCGCTCCGATCCAGAAGCGATTGCGAAGCTTCCTTACCTCTCCGCAGTCGTCAATGAAGTGCTGCGTATTCATCCGGTAGCGATGCTGACGTTTCCTCGTCGAATCGAAGCCCCGATCACTCTGGGAGGGTATTCCTTCCACTCGGGTGATGTCGTGATGGCATGTATTCAAGCCGTCCATGAACGTTCTGATCTTTATCCCAACCCAAGAACATTCGATCCCGATCGTTTCATGAATCGAACCTATGGGCCCCATGAATTTCTAGCTTTTGGCGGAGGATCTCGACGCTGCATCGGTGCAGCTCTAGCGCTCTATGAAATGAAATTGATTTTATCAAAGTTGCTACTCAATAATCAATTCAAACTCACTCTAAGCAGTGATCGTACAAACAAACCACGACGGCGTGGCTTCACACTTGGGCCTTCAATTCCTGTGAGATTGAAAATAGTTTCACGTCGTCCTTGA
- a CDS encoding iron-containing alcohol dehydrogenase has product MTEKADEQIHARDRGQSPRLSSLSIVLIRSYQRLLHGLSLVLPFRRSRLLIAAGSCRDLSGVLQTKGWLRPLLVTDQHLMQLRLPQDLIADLERSRIPITVFDQVPENPTLASVELGFRRYRDAGCDSLIACGGGSVIDCAKGIGARVGNPWLTLRWMEGLFRVLLPPPPLACVPTTAGSGSEATIAAVFTDPERGRKIAIADLKLLPQVTVLDPELMRGLPPTVTAAGGLDALTHAVESYIGRNGSAFSERKALSALSRIARWLPIAYQQGDDLEARLQMALAAHEAGEAFTRTNVGYAHAIAHALGCEYGITHGLANAIVLPEVLRWSRPACERQLADLARTIDLDVVGLSNQQLALQFIAWIERLNRELGIPASISQLRSQDVSSLSRGALKEARLAYPVPRLMNQKDCEALLRRLQTETTISEGLSS; this is encoded by the coding sequence ATGACGGAAAAAGCCGATGAACAGATCCACGCTCGCGATCGAGGTCAGTCACCGAGATTGTCTTCACTGTCCATCGTCCTGATCCGCAGCTACCAGCGCCTGCTCCATGGGTTATCCCTGGTCTTGCCTTTTCGTCGCTCCCGGTTGCTGATCGCTGCCGGCAGTTGCCGTGATCTTTCCGGTGTATTGCAGACGAAAGGTTGGCTCCGCCCTCTGCTGGTGACGGATCAGCACCTAATGCAGCTGCGCTTGCCACAGGACTTGATTGCTGATTTGGAACGCAGCCGCATTCCAATCACTGTGTTCGATCAGGTGCCTGAGAACCCCACTCTTGCAAGCGTGGAGTTGGGTTTTAGGCGCTATCGCGATGCTGGTTGCGACAGCCTGATCGCCTGTGGTGGTGGCTCCGTGATCGACTGCGCCAAGGGCATCGGCGCAAGAGTTGGCAATCCCTGGCTCACCCTGCGGTGGATGGAGGGGTTGTTTCGTGTGCTCCTCCCGCCGCCGCCGTTGGCCTGTGTGCCCACCACCGCTGGCTCCGGCTCGGAAGCAACGATTGCTGCTGTGTTCACAGATCCTGAACGTGGACGCAAGATTGCTATCGCTGATCTCAAGCTTCTCCCCCAGGTCACGGTGCTCGATCCCGAACTGATGCGTGGCCTGCCGCCAACGGTGACCGCTGCTGGTGGCCTGGATGCACTCACCCATGCGGTGGAGTCGTACATCGGCCGCAATGGATCTGCCTTCAGCGAGCGCAAGGCGCTCTCAGCCCTGAGTCGTATTGCCCGATGGCTGCCTATCGCCTACCAGCAGGGAGACGATCTCGAGGCACGGCTGCAGATGGCGCTTGCTGCCCATGAAGCAGGCGAAGCCTTCACCCGAACCAATGTGGGCTATGCCCACGCCATTGCCCATGCCCTTGGATGTGAATACGGAATCACCCACGGCCTTGCCAATGCGATTGTGCTGCCCGAAGTGCTGCGTTGGTCGCGACCGGCCTGTGAACGGCAACTGGCTGACTTGGCCCGAACGATTGATCTCGATGTTGTTGGACTGAGCAATCAGCAGCTTGCACTTCAGTTCATTGCCTGGATTGAACGCTTGAACCGCGAACTGGGCATCCCGGCGAGTATTTCCCAGCTGCGCAGCCAAGATGTTTCTTCGCTTTCCCGCGGTGCCTTAAAGGAAGCCCGACTTGCCTATCCAGTCCCTCGCCTGATGAATCAGAAGGACTGCGAGGCCCTGTTGCGTCGCTTACAGACTGAAACCACCATCAGCGAAGGTCTCAGCAGCTAG
- a CDS encoding gamma-glutamyltransferase family protein — MLRALLLIFSVCISTAAAAASAAPVSRDDPEQADLGSKRVSTAAGAAVVVTANPLASEAALAVLKAGGHAVDALVTAQAVLAVVEPQSSGLGGGGFLLHWDASQQVLEVFDGRETAPQRSRPDDLLKPSGEPLSWREATSRLDAIGIPGTVALLWDAHQRDGRLPWATLLEPAIGLARDGFRPSPRLLRAVRLAQRIGVAHSPAFQALYLPGGQPPQPDRLFRNPALARTLQDLARDGGSSFYRGALAQRILGELIELQSQEPGFRGWSQADLASYAVVHRAPLCNAFQRLQLCTVPPPSSGGLAVLQTLALLDALRGLTAETELNTWQQLATAQAWADADRLYWVHDPIDAAIPTEPLLAPAYIQERATTIQGSASASPFPGLPPGIAHYPYALPQQGQEQGTTQVSIVDVAGNLASYTASVETVFGSRHLLAGMVMNNQLTDFSFQPTLQGKPIANRRLPGRRPSSSMAPMMVFRNGEPILALGSPGGRTIPHVLSRVLLASLIWNETPERAVAMPLLSKRGATLVVEKDPPLPWPVPVEQLKTADQPIRFQRLGSGTALLQNIDGRWYGAADPRREGTALALPRASQP, encoded by the coding sequence ATGCTCCGCGCTCTGCTGCTGATCTTCAGTGTTTGCATCAGCACCGCAGCTGCTGCTGCTTCAGCGGCTCCCGTGAGCCGCGACGATCCGGAGCAGGCGGATCTCGGCAGCAAGCGCGTCTCCACGGCAGCGGGTGCGGCCGTTGTGGTGACGGCTAATCCTCTCGCCAGCGAGGCGGCCCTCGCCGTCCTCAAGGCTGGTGGACATGCCGTGGATGCCTTGGTCACTGCCCAGGCTGTCTTAGCTGTGGTGGAACCGCAGAGCTCCGGACTCGGTGGAGGTGGCTTCCTGTTGCACTGGGATGCCAGCCAACAAGTCCTAGAGGTGTTTGATGGCCGAGAAACGGCACCACAACGCAGCCGGCCTGATGATTTGCTCAAGCCATCCGGAGAGCCTCTCTCCTGGCGGGAGGCCACCAGTCGGCTCGATGCCATTGGAATCCCTGGAACGGTGGCCCTGCTCTGGGATGCCCATCAACGCGATGGACGCCTTCCTTGGGCCACCCTCTTGGAACCGGCCATCGGTCTGGCCCGAGATGGCTTCCGGCCAAGCCCGCGCCTGCTTCGTGCCGTCCGTCTGGCCCAGCGGATCGGTGTGGCCCATAGTCCGGCATTTCAAGCCCTTTATCTGCCGGGTGGCCAACCTCCTCAGCCCGATCGCTTGTTTCGCAACCCAGCCCTGGCGCGCACTCTGCAAGATCTGGCTCGCGATGGCGGTTCCTCCTTCTATCGAGGAGCGCTAGCGCAACGCATCCTGGGCGAGCTCATAGAGCTGCAATCTCAGGAGCCTGGATTTCGAGGCTGGAGCCAGGCGGATCTGGCCAGCTATGCCGTGGTGCACCGCGCACCGCTTTGCAATGCGTTTCAGCGTTTGCAGCTCTGCACGGTTCCCCCTCCCAGCAGCGGTGGGCTGGCCGTGTTGCAGACCCTTGCGCTCCTCGATGCACTAAGAGGTCTCACGGCCGAAACCGAGCTGAACACCTGGCAGCAATTGGCGACCGCTCAGGCCTGGGCTGATGCGGATCGTCTGTATTGGGTTCACGATCCGATCGATGCAGCGATCCCAACCGAGCCACTGCTGGCTCCGGCTTACATCCAGGAGCGTGCCACAACCATTCAGGGTTCAGCCTCAGCGTCTCCTTTCCCTGGCTTGCCGCCAGGGATTGCTCACTATCCCTATGCCCTTCCTCAACAAGGCCAAGAACAGGGCACGACCCAGGTCTCGATTGTGGATGTGGCCGGAAATCTTGCGAGCTACACCGCTTCGGTGGAAACCGTGTTCGGAAGCCGGCATCTGCTGGCTGGCATGGTGATGAACAATCAGCTCACCGACTTCTCCTTTCAGCCCACTCTCCAAGGAAAACCAATCGCCAACCGACGCCTGCCGGGTCGCCGGCCGAGCTCATCGATGGCACCCATGATGGTGTTCCGAAACGGTGAGCCGATCCTGGCGCTCGGTAGCCCAGGCGGGAGAACGATTCCACATGTGCTCAGCCGTGTGTTGCTCGCGTCGTTGATCTGGAACGAGACCCCGGAACGAGCCGTTGCTATGCCCCTTCTCTCCAAGCGTGGCGCCACGCTCGTTGTTGAAAAGGACCCGCCTCTGCCATGGCCAGTTCCCGTTGAACAACTCAAAACAGCGGATCAACCGATCCGCTTTCAACGCCTCGGTAGCGGCACTGCTCTGTTGCAGAACATTGATGGCCGCTGGTATGGGGCTGCCGATCCTCGCAGGGAGGGAACAGCCCTGGCTCTTCCCAGAGCGTCGCAACCATGA
- a CDS encoding Coq4 family protein, which yields MPSAHRNLLKRLAVDLAALCSNPNDLDHAFDLLNATYSTDVAQAARDRLKADPSIQALVKDQYWGHWPTAKELVDLPAGSLGHVYGLFLTSQGLSELPAPELSKEMASDDTYLQLRIRYTHDLWHVIAGLPITMAGEAAANGLTTEQLRWPGSALLIAADLVHRVSDADEVTAVDVGVAIAYGLNLGATAQPLLAQRWEEGWETPLQTWRDALGIRALLRQSPFPLLTGENPRS from the coding sequence GTGCCCTCGGCCCATCGGAATCTGCTGAAGCGACTGGCGGTCGATCTGGCCGCTCTGTGCAGCAATCCGAACGATCTCGATCATGCCTTCGACCTTCTGAATGCCACCTACAGCACGGATGTGGCTCAAGCCGCTCGAGACCGCTTGAAGGCTGATCCTTCCATCCAGGCGCTTGTGAAGGATCAGTACTGGGGGCATTGGCCTACCGCGAAGGAGCTTGTGGACCTGCCCGCGGGATCCCTCGGGCATGTGTACGGGTTGTTTTTGACCTCTCAGGGACTGAGCGAGCTCCCCGCACCGGAGCTATCGAAAGAGATGGCCAGTGATGACACCTACTTGCAGCTGCGCATCCGCTACACCCACGATCTCTGGCATGTGATCGCTGGTTTGCCGATCACAATGGCGGGGGAAGCTGCCGCCAACGGTCTTACCACCGAACAGCTGCGCTGGCCAGGTAGTGCTCTCCTGATTGCTGCGGATCTGGTCCATCGCGTCAGCGATGCAGACGAGGTTACAGCGGTTGACGTGGGTGTGGCGATTGCCTACGGCCTCAACCTGGGGGCGACAGCGCAACCGCTTCTGGCCCAGCGCTGGGAGGAGGGCTGGGAAACCCCCCTACAAACCTGGCGGGACGCGTTGGGGATCCGCGCGCTTCTACGCCAAAGCCCCTTTCCATTGCTCACAGGCGAGAACCCGCGCAGCTGA
- a CDS encoding 2'-5' RNA ligase family protein, giving the protein MLPSSLTVWDENHTAEGSDISMTSPQAVSYWLLPAPEAQAVLDQLSALASQALVACRLPPHITLYSEHLDGEHGVSQEQVIAQLQQLADCRQPVRLRPNAIEASLLFTQSLVLRFNAEAMTQLHPWFNQLRRRSGAELGYRLDPHLTLLYSQDPFHLRQELARRLPLPSDPLLFGRVSAVTHPLTISSPADIAACTTLHACALSCTR; this is encoded by the coding sequence ATGCTGCCCTCCAGCCTGACTGTTTGGGACGAGAATCACACCGCTGAGGGATCAGACATCAGCATGACGTCTCCGCAAGCCGTGTCCTATTGGCTGCTCCCTGCCCCGGAGGCCCAGGCGGTGTTGGATCAACTCTCGGCGCTGGCCAGCCAGGCGCTTGTGGCTTGCAGATTGCCTCCGCACATCACGCTCTACAGCGAGCATCTCGATGGAGAGCATGGCGTCAGCCAGGAGCAGGTCATCGCTCAACTTCAGCAACTTGCCGATTGTCGTCAACCTGTTCGGCTCAGGCCCAATGCCATCGAAGCGAGCCTGTTGTTCACCCAGAGTCTTGTGCTGCGCTTCAACGCCGAGGCGATGACGCAACTGCATCCCTGGTTCAACCAGTTGCGTCGTCGTTCAGGGGCTGAGCTCGGCTACCGGCTGGATCCGCATCTGACCCTGCTCTACAGCCAAGACCCCTTCCACTTAAGGCAGGAGCTGGCCCGGCGGCTGCCGCTTCCGAGCGATCCGCTGCTGTTTGGGCGCGTCAGCGCAGTGACTCACCCGCTCACGATCAGCAGTCCTGCCGACATCGCAGCCTGCACCACGCTCCATGCGTGTGCGTTGTCTTGCACTCGCTGA
- a CDS encoding DUF86 domain-containing protein, translating into MQFLAAGEALKRLEKLKPGLLSTNFPEIDWKGAMGFRDVIAHQYFDLDAEQVLLICQDALPGLLSAIRTLESEAQKQT; encoded by the coding sequence ATGCAGTTCCTGGCAGCCGGTGAGGCCTTAAAGCGGCTGGAGAAACTGAAACCAGGCCTGCTCTCCACCAACTTCCCGGAGATCGACTGGAAGGGTGCCATGGGGTTTCGCGATGTGATCGCTCACCAGTACTTCGATCTCGATGCGGAGCAGGTGTTGCTGATCTGCCAGGACGCGTTGCCCGGCTTATTAAGCGCCATTCGAACGCTCGAATCAGAAGCTCAGAAGCAGACCTGA
- a CDS encoding nucleotidyltransferase family protein gives MNSSSPLPALNPEQLLPLLRERQGVWRQRYQLKRIGLFGSTARNQATSSSDVDVWVELDPLTPYATVHLKQELEELLKRPVDLVRLREGMNPALKRAILQDGISA, from the coding sequence ATGAACAGCTCATCGCCCCTGCCCGCGCTCAACCCCGAACAGTTGCTTCCACTCCTGCGTGAACGCCAAGGCGTCTGGCGGCAGCGCTACCAACTCAAACGCATCGGCCTGTTTGGCTCCACCGCCCGCAACCAGGCCACGTCGAGCAGCGATGTGGATGTGTGGGTCGAATTGGATCCCCTCACCCCTTACGCCACCGTGCATCTCAAGCAGGAACTGGAAGAGCTACTGAAGCGCCCGGTGGATCTCGTGCGTTTGCGTGAGGGCATGAACCCCGCCCTGAAGCGCGCCATCCTGCAGGATGGCATCAGCGCATGA
- a CDS encoding DUF429 domain-containing protein: protein MQRAAEGWQCLALAPSYEAFLALAAGQPWDGSRKAQGSEPDPEALLEACHQLAGQPVDCVSVDMPLATTTITSRRAGAIADQLRERFAELGVPLHTTTPHLQGPALIECYPHVALLTLLNRNDRVPYKVSRSAQYWRAERPPIAERVKRLLAEFSAIPLTLPQPHEVSTLSSLKPVEDMLDALICAWIGIEHLEGRTVGLGDDTAAICVPQSLTNHSFRVRPITNRMRQPGERQNRSTSRY, encoded by the coding sequence GTGCAACGGGCCGCTGAGGGTTGGCAATGCCTTGCCCTGGCCCCCAGTTATGAGGCATTTCTAGCCCTAGCCGCCGGCCAACCCTGGGATGGAAGCCGGAAAGCCCAGGGCAGTGAACCCGATCCCGAAGCGCTGCTGGAGGCCTGCCATCAACTGGCGGGGCAACCCGTGGACTGCGTGTCGGTCGACATGCCCCTGGCAACAACAACGATCACCAGCCGGCGCGCCGGTGCCATCGCCGATCAATTGCGCGAACGCTTCGCCGAGCTCGGCGTTCCCCTGCACACCACAACACCCCATCTCCAAGGGCCGGCCCTGATCGAGTGTTATCCCCATGTGGCCCTGCTGACCTTGCTCAACCGCAACGACCGCGTGCCTTACAAGGTGAGCCGCTCGGCTCAGTACTGGAGGGCGGAGCGGCCTCCGATTGCTGAGCGGGTCAAACGTCTGCTCGCTGAGTTCAGCGCCATCCCTCTCACCCTGCCCCAACCCCATGAGGTGAGCACGCTCTCGTCGCTCAAGCCCGTGGAAGACATGCTCGATGCCCTGATCTGCGCCTGGATCGGCATCGAACACCTCGAAGGCCGAACCGTTGGTCTCGGGGATGACACCGCCGCAATCTGCGTGCCGCAGTCCCTGACCAACCACTCATTCAGAGTGAGGCCCATCACAAACCGAATGCGTCAACCAGGTGAACGACAAAACCGCTCAACCAGCCGATACTGA
- a CDS encoding nucleotidyltransferase family protein yields the protein MTLAPVRRHHVARLDVFGSVLRSDYRPGESDIDLLVEVQPLDPSTLYKAYFALLNDLRVGLASRVDLVMADAVRNPYLKQTIETSRQQIYAA from the coding sequence ATGACCCTTGCCCCAGTTCGGCGCCATCACGTGGCGCGGCTGGATGTGTTCGGCTCCGTGCTGAGGTCCGATTACCGGCCTGGAGAAAGCGACATTGATCTGTTGGTGGAGGTCCAGCCCCTTGACCCCTCCACTCTCTACAAGGCCTACTTCGCGCTGCTGAACGACCTGCGCGTTGGCCTGGCTTCGCGTGTCGACCTTGTCATGGCCGACGCCGTCCGCAACCCCTACCTCAAGCAGACCATCGAGACCAGCCGGCAGCAGATCTATGCAGCGTGA
- a CDS encoding Fic family protein: MLDRCGGLQETLSLLSLLATSEEGDRYLHWDELRHRPAPEGLTHEQWWLAEKLSRRLTPLPLLASEGLAFGFSQPPVLLKGLHQIDMEAGASVVAPEAVTRRSTRDRYLLSSLMEEAITSSQMEGAATTRDVAKAMIRSRRPPRDRSERMILNNFLTMQRIRELRKQPLTPQLVLDLHRLVTEGTLDDPADAGRLRPPGKEVVVDDLYGTVFHVPPPADELPQRLEELCRFANGETPKVFIHPVVRAIALHFWLAYDHPFSDGNGRTARALFYWAMLQQGYWLFEFISISSVINQARGQYERSFLLSESDDNDLTYFLLAQVKVILQAIGSLHSYLERKAGEVGALQQRLEGMEGLNHRQLELLRHALRHPGYRYTVLSHQNSHGVSHQTARSDLQSLSARGLLIAGKDGRREIFRVPEDLTTRLPG, from the coding sequence TTGCTGGATCGCTGCGGCGGGCTGCAGGAGACACTGTCGCTGCTCTCCCTCCTGGCCACCTCGGAGGAAGGAGATCGCTATCTGCACTGGGATGAGCTGCGCCATCGCCCAGCCCCGGAGGGGCTGACCCATGAGCAGTGGTGGTTGGCGGAAAAGCTGTCCCGCAGGCTGACGCCTCTGCCGCTTCTGGCGAGTGAAGGCCTGGCCTTCGGCTTTTCGCAGCCGCCTGTACTGCTCAAAGGGCTGCATCAGATCGATATGGAGGCCGGTGCCAGCGTGGTGGCGCCTGAGGCCGTCACCAGGCGCTCCACCCGGGATCGCTACCTGCTGAGTTCGCTGATGGAGGAGGCCATCACCTCCTCACAGATGGAAGGTGCTGCCACGACGCGGGATGTGGCCAAAGCGATGATCCGCAGCCGCCGGCCGCCCCGCGACCGTTCCGAGCGGATGATTCTGAACAACTTCCTGACGATGCAGCGAATCCGGGAGCTTCGCAAGCAGCCGTTGACCCCGCAGCTGGTGTTGGATCTGCACAGGCTGGTGACTGAGGGCACGCTGGATGACCCTGCCGATGCTGGCCGGCTGCGCCCACCCGGCAAGGAGGTGGTGGTGGATGACCTCTACGGAACGGTGTTCCATGTGCCGCCCCCGGCGGACGAGTTGCCGCAGCGGCTGGAAGAGCTCTGCCGCTTTGCCAACGGCGAGACGCCGAAGGTGTTCATCCACCCGGTGGTGCGCGCCATCGCTCTGCACTTCTGGCTGGCTTACGACCATCCCTTCAGCGACGGCAACGGTCGAACAGCTCGGGCGCTTTTCTACTGGGCGATGCTGCAGCAGGGTTACTGGCTTTTCGAGTTCATCTCGATCTCTTCGGTGATCAATCAGGCCAGGGGACAGTACGAGCGTTCATTCCTGCTCAGCGAGAGCGACGACAACGACCTCACCTATTTCCTGCTGGCCCAGGTGAAGGTGATCCTGCAAGCCATCGGCAGCCTGCATTCCTATCTCGAGCGCAAGGCCGGCGAGGTGGGGGCGCTGCAGCAGCGTCTGGAGGGCATGGAGGGGCTGAATCACCGCCAGCTGGAGCTGCTGCGTCATGCCCTTCGTCATCCCGGCTATCGCTACACGGTGCTATCCCACCAGAACAGCCATGGGGTCAGCCATCAGACGGCCCGTAGTGACCTGCAGTCCCTATCGGCCCGAGGACTGCTGATCGCGGGTAAGGATGGCCGGCGAGAGATCTTCCGCGTCCCGGAAGATCTGACGACGCGGCTGCCTGGCTGA
- a CDS encoding DNA recombination protein RmuC produces the protein MWAPIESYLDALQANDQAQRDAALTDHLKKVRNHIDLLSKKDYAGKLSALGQVVDGVVLFIPVEGALSMALERDPQLLEYAFSKTIILTFPTSLLAILKGLAMTIQQAEIAKNIDEIQAQAVELHKRFSTFIDKFNDIGNNLTRLNKSFNAAVGSAQSRLLPQGRRFAELAGQGGEIDLSDPIDEVVREIQAGE, from the coding sequence ATGTGGGCCCCGATCGAGAGCTATCTCGATGCGTTGCAGGCCAATGATCAAGCCCAGCGGGATGCGGCACTTACGGATCACTTGAAGAAGGTTCGCAACCACATCGATCTGCTGAGCAAGAAGGATTACGCCGGCAAGCTCAGTGCCCTGGGCCAGGTGGTGGATGGGGTGGTGCTGTTCATCCCGGTGGAAGGTGCCCTGTCGATGGCATTGGAGCGGGATCCGCAGCTGCTGGAGTACGCCTTCAGCAAGACCATCATCCTCACCTTCCCCACCAGCCTGCTGGCGATCTTGAAGGGATTGGCGATGACAATCCAGCAGGCGGAGATTGCCAAAAATATCGATGAGATTCAGGCGCAAGCAGTGGAGCTGCACAAGCGCTTCTCCACCTTTATCGACAAGTTCAACGACATCGGCAACAACCTCACCCGCTTGAACAAGAGCTTCAACGCAGCGGTGGGATCAGCGCAGAGCCGGTTGCTGCCGCAGGGGAGGCGTTTTGCAGAGCTGGCGGGGCAAGGCGGTGAGATTGACCTGAGTGATCCAATCGATGAGGTGGTGCGGGAGATTCAGGCGGGGGAGTGA